The Candidatus Liberimonas magnetica genome window below encodes:
- a CDS encoding carbohydrate ABC transporter permease — protein MTLSQIKKLRDFINNTVTYAILCVFGITMLFPFLWMFSTSLKESSQVFTASLDLWPKPFVFRNYLDAWKVIPFGKFYINSILVALCVTVGQTITSSMAAYAFARLKFPGRDKLFLGYLATMMVPYMVTTIPVFILIKELNWLDTYKALILPAMFTAYGTFMLRQFFMTLPSELEDAAKIDGCSFWRIYWQIILPLSKPALATLATFTFLANWQNFIWPLIVTSSEDMKTLPVGLSYFQDLYTTNWTLLMAAAIIVLIPALLVFIFNQRFITKGIALSGLKG, from the coding sequence ATGACTCTAAGCCAGATAAAAAAATTAAGAGATTTTATTAACAACACGGTAACGTATGCGATCCTTTGTGTTTTTGGGATCACGATGTTATTTCCTTTTCTGTGGATGTTTTCAACATCGTTAAAAGAATCATCCCAGGTTTTTACAGCATCGCTTGACTTATGGCCAAAACCCTTTGTTTTCAGGAACTATTTAGATGCCTGGAAGGTAATTCCTTTTGGAAAATTTTATATAAACAGTATATTGGTTGCATTATGTGTAACAGTCGGACAGACCATAACAAGCTCAATGGCCGCTTATGCGTTCGCACGGCTGAAATTCCCCGGCAGGGACAAGCTTTTTTTAGGCTACCTTGCAACCATGATGGTGCCCTATATGGTAACTACCATACCTGTTTTTATTTTGATAAAAGAGCTAAACTGGCTCGATACTTACAAGGCGTTGATACTTCCTGCGATGTTTACTGCCTACGGCACTTTTATGCTAAGGCAATTCTTTATGACACTGCCGTCCGAGCTTGAAGATGCCGCAAAAATAGACGGGTGCAGTTTTTGGAGGATCTATTGGCAGATAATACTCCCTTTATCAAAACCTGCCCTTGCGACCCTTGCAACTTTTACTTTTCTTGCCAACTGGCAGAATTTCATATGGCCGTTGATAGTAACGTCGTCTGAAGATATGAAAACGCTTCCTGTCGGACTGTCGTATTTTCAGGACCTATACACCACGAACTGGACACTGCTTATGGCGGCTGCCATAATTGTGCTTATTCCCGCATTGCTGGTTTTTATTTTTAACCAGCGCTTTATAACAAAAGGTATAGCTTTGAGCGGGCTTAAAGGTTAA
- a CDS encoding sugar ABC transporter substrate-binding protein, with the protein MKKISVLLITGSILFSGFIGCGKKNEAAKSGEAQPPEIRVAFWGAVEEKEIITTTINAWEKEHPNIKVVLQHIPAGSYSDKILTEIAGGNPPDIIFSDVDIFVTFINKDALLDLTQFLNADKSFNISDFFPGIVDRFTVNGKIYCIPRDVAPFGVIFYNKTLFDKLKVKYPSDDWNMNDFVKTAEKLTVDENGKTPLDKGFNPKKIQRYGFWGWSIHNFIYSFGGKFVDDVKNPKKCIINEKPSVDGMQFFMDLSDKYYIAPMTGALTNMGMSINQLFSMEKLAMFQSGIWETPNLRRLIGNRFDWDVVMSPKGPDGKRGFGTGGSGYAIMKVTKHPQEAWEVLKCLAGDKGQEMLADNGLAQPANKKISEGPFWAGSPKQPANKKMLNEAVQYSVYNPFHPKWREAWDKFVYPQIDLIFNKRITVKEGLDKAAEKVNSAFAGNE; encoded by the coding sequence ATGAAAAAAATAAGTGTTTTATTAATTACGGGCAGTATTTTATTCTCAGGGTTTATAGGATGCGGAAAAAAGAATGAGGCAGCTAAATCCGGCGAGGCGCAGCCTCCTGAGATCCGGGTAGCTTTCTGGGGAGCTGTGGAGGAAAAGGAAATTATAACTACTACTATCAATGCCTGGGAAAAAGAACATCCGAACATTAAGGTGGTTTTACAGCATATCCCTGCAGGTTCCTACAGCGACAAAATACTTACGGAAATAGCCGGCGGCAACCCTCCGGACATCATTTTTTCCGATGTGGATATATTTGTAACATTCATAAATAAAGACGCACTTCTTGACTTGACGCAGTTTTTGAATGCTGACAAAAGTTTTAACATATCGGATTTCTTCCCGGGGATAGTGGACAGGTTCACGGTAAACGGTAAAATATACTGTATACCAAGGGATGTTGCCCCATTCGGGGTGATCTTTTATAATAAAACCTTGTTTGACAAGCTGAAAGTCAAATACCCTTCCGATGATTGGAATATGAACGATTTCGTAAAGACTGCAGAAAAATTAACAGTTGATGAAAACGGTAAAACCCCCCTTGATAAAGGATTTAATCCGAAAAAAATACAAAGATACGGGTTTTGGGGATGGTCGATACATAATTTCATTTATTCTTTCGGCGGGAAATTCGTTGATGATGTAAAAAATCCTAAAAAATGCATTATAAATGAGAAACCGTCTGTAGACGGGATGCAGTTTTTTATGGACCTGTCTGATAAATACTATATCGCCCCTATGACAGGAGCTTTGACGAATATGGGTATGAGCATAAACCAGCTGTTCTCTATGGAAAAACTGGCCATGTTCCAGTCCGGTATCTGGGAAACTCCGAATTTAAGAAGATTGATCGGTAACAGGTTTGACTGGGATGTAGTGATGTCTCCGAAAGGGCCGGACGGTAAAAGAGGGTTCGGGACAGGCGGTTCAGGCTACGCCATCATGAAAGTCACCAAACATCCTCAAGAGGCATGGGAAGTGCTAAAGTGCCTGGCAGGAGATAAAGGCCAGGAGATGCTTGCAGATAACGGCCTTGCCCAGCCTGCAAATAAGAAAATATCCGAAGGCCCGTTCTGGGCCGGAAGTCCTAAACAACCTGCAAACAAGAAAATGTTAAACGAGGCGGTACAATATTCAGTATATAACCCTTTCCATCCTAAATGGAGGGAAGCCTGGGACAAGTTCGTTTATCCGCAGATAGACCTTATCTTCAATAAGCGTATAACCGTTAAAGAAGGGTTGGATAAAGCTGCCGAGAAAGTCAATTCTGCCTTTGCCGGCAACGAGTAG
- the radC gene encoding DNA repair protein RadC, producing the protein MPLISKRKNSKQTYTGHRKRIKDKFKAGGIESWLDYEILEFALSYAIARKDTKTLAKELVHKFNSFNGVLDADYKDLKSINGISEHTALFIKLLKEITKYYSKNTIAKKNLLASPEGVVNFLTTVLKGSFDEEFHAVFLNRSNNLIKQELLQKGTIDKSIVYPRKIVERALYHHAVNVIIAHNHPGETLKPSKNDIEVTDAIKTALKTVDVDLLDHIIITGSGYFSFKEQNLL; encoded by the coding sequence ATGCCTCTAATTTCTAAGCGAAAGAATTCCAAACAAACTTATACAGGACACAGAAAAAGGATCAAAGATAAATTTAAAGCAGGCGGCATAGAGTCCTGGCTTGATTATGAGATACTTGAGTTTGCCCTTTCCTACGCTATCGCAAGAAAGGACACAAAAACTCTGGCAAAAGAGCTTGTCCATAAATTTAATTCTTTTAACGGCGTACTTGATGCTGATTATAAAGATCTAAAGTCCATAAACGGGATATCCGAACACACCGCTCTTTTTATAAAGCTTTTAAAAGAAATAACAAAGTATTATTCTAAAAATACAATAGCTAAAAAAAACCTGCTTGCTTCTCCTGAAGGTGTAGTTAATTTTTTAACAACTGTCCTGAAAGGTTCATTTGACGAAGAATTTCATGCGGTTTTTTTAAACAGGAGCAACAACCTGATAAAACAGGAACTCCTGCAAAAAGGGACTATTGATAAATCTATTGTTTATCCAAGGAAAATCGTTGAACGTGCCCTGTATCACCATGCAGTTAACGTAATTATCGCTCACAATCATCCCGGAGAGACTCTAAAGCCTTCTAAGAATGATATAGAGGTGACGGATGCTATTAAAACTGCTCTCAAAACAGTTGATGTAGATTTATTAGATCATATTATAATAA
- a CDS encoding alpha/beta fold hydrolase, producing the protein MQEKNKYRKILIVFLSLFIMLAYPCSSWTKVSKGARIGEKISFKTKDGVEIQGLFVKPARSNIKTFVLLHGLASSQDEWQLFVHQLLKKGYGFLSYDARGHGKSLVIKGGQKFTYEDFGPPGDNSNWDKMVSDLKEAVEFLKNSKGIPYQKIGIIGASLGANVSLIYAASNDKISPVILLSPGLNYAGMEISQTILSFTSKENKYRPIAIVASPNDTYAFQSGCFLYKQIESNKKAVLIQGQNSNHGVQMLDKAMIRKLFLWISQH; encoded by the coding sequence ATGCAAGAAAAAAATAAATACCGCAAAATATTAATAGTTTTTTTAAGCTTATTCATTATGCTTGCCTATCCTTGTAGCTCATGGACAAAGGTCTCAAAAGGAGCGAGGATAGGGGAGAAAATATCCTTTAAAACTAAGGACGGCGTAGAAATACAGGGGCTTTTTGTAAAACCTGCCAGATCAAATATCAAAACTTTTGTTTTATTACACGGCCTGGCAAGCAGCCAGGATGAGTGGCAGCTGTTTGTCCATCAATTGTTAAAAAAAGGATACGGTTTTTTGTCTTATGATGCAAGAGGCCACGGTAAAAGCCTGGTGATAAAAGGCGGCCAGAAATTTACTTACGAAGATTTTGGCCCGCCTGGAGATAACTCGAACTGGGATAAGATGGTTTCAGACCTCAAAGAAGCCGTAGAATTCCTGAAAAACAGCAAGGGTATACCGTATCAAAAAATAGGAATTATAGGCGCAAGCCTTGGCGCAAACGTTAGTTTGATCTATGCCGCTTCAAACGATAAGATTAGTCCTGTTATTCTTCTTTCCCCCGGGCTCAACTATGCAGGCATGGAAATAAGCCAGACCATTCTCTCCTTTACGTCGAAAGAAAACAAATACAGACCTATCGCCATCGTAGCATCTCCGAATGATACCTATGCATTTCAAAGCGGGTGTTTTTTATATAAACAAATCGAATCCAATAAAAAAGCAGTCTTAATACAGGGACAGAACTCAAACCACGGTGTCCAGATGCTTGATAAAGCTATGATACGTAAGCTGTTTTTGTGGATCAGCCAGCATTAA
- a CDS encoding peptide chain release factor-like protein — translation MKYPVNPLKEKKLDERMFKFNILEKDIQEKFVQSGGKGGQNVNKLSTCVYLKHLPTGIEVKCQKERSQSLNRFFARRILVEKIESLFLGNLSKEQQKIEKIRRQKRKRSKRAKEKMLELKRIKAEKKSLRKPVSDYNDQ, via the coding sequence ATGAAATATCCAGTAAACCCTCTGAAAGAAAAAAAACTTGACGAACGAATGTTCAAATTTAATATCCTTGAGAAAGACATTCAGGAAAAATTTGTTCAATCTGGAGGCAAGGGCGGGCAAAACGTAAATAAATTGTCCACTTGTGTATACCTGAAGCATCTTCCTACGGGTATAGAAGTGAAATGTCAGAAAGAACGCTCTCAAAGTTTAAACAGGTTTTTTGCAAGAAGGATTTTGGTAGAGAAAATCGAATCTTTATTCCTTGGCAATTTAAGCAAAGAACAGCAGAAAATAGAAAAGATCAGAAGACAAAAACGTAAAAGGTCAAAACGTGCAAAAGAAAAGATGCTGGAGCTTAAAAGAATCAAAGCTGAAAAGAAATCTTTAAGAAAGCCGGTATCAGATTATAATGATCAATAG